ACTTCATCTCGTAGCGTAAAAGTAAGTCCACTGGCAAATGCTTTTTGTTGCTTAGCTCTATTCAAATTAACAAATTCTATATTTGGAGGCAACACACCACCATATCGTTGTTGTAATTCTACCAAACCATATTTGTTTGCTTTGGCATTAAAATACGATTCTATTGATGGCGTTGCAGAACCTAACAACACTTTTGCATCTTGTAGTTTAGCTAACATGAGTGCTGCATCTCTTGCATGATATTTTGGATTAGGTTGCTGTTGTTTATAAGATGCATCGTGTTCTTCATCAATAATAATTAAAGCTAAATTTTGAAATGGCAAGAACAAAGCCGACCTCGCTCCTACTATAATTTTAATTTCGTTGTTTAAAACTTTTGTCCAAATTTCAATGCGTTCTGCATCATTAAGTTTAGAATGATAAACTGCAATATCTCCTAAATAATGTGATAATCGTTGAATGAGTTGTGCTGTTAAAGCAATTTCTGGTAATAAAAACAGACATTGTTTATTTTCTACAATTATTTTTTTAATTAATTCGATATAAATTAATGTTTTTCCACTTGATGTTATTCCATGCAATAAAACAGTAGCATTACTTTGCCAATGTGCTTCTATTTGTAGTAGTGCTTGATGTTGTAATTCGCTTAACTGAATTTGTTTGTCATCTTCTAACTGAGTAACATTAACTCTATCAATAGGTAAAATATGTTTTTGTAGTATTTTTTTATCTATTAATGATTTGATAGTGTTGGCTTTTGCATTTGCTTTTTCTAATACTTCTTTTTGTAGTACTGGTTCTTTTTTGTCAATTGACAACAATGCTAACAATACTTGTTCTTGTTTAGGTGCATTTTTTAAATCGTCGAATACCTTTTTTAATGAATTGCTATTGTTTTTTATACTATCATCTAATGAAATAAATACAGCTGTTTTTTGTGAATACTTATTTATCAACTGTTCTTTTATATAAATTAATTTATTATTTATTAGATATTGTATTAACTTGCCAATTGATTTTTTCTGAACAATGGTTTGAATATCTTTGTACGACAACTCTTCTTGATGTTCAAAAGCAGACATCACCAAATAAGCATCATCATTGTTTAGTGTTGTTTCATCAATTGTTGTATTTGAATTTTTCAAAAAAAATGTTTGCGAAGAAATTTTAAAATAAGCTGGTAGTGCTGCTTCCATGACTTCGCCAAGAGAACACATATAATATGATGCAATCCATTGCCAAAACTGTAAATGTTTTGCTTCTACAATTACATCATCATCTATAGTACCTAAAATTTCTTTTGGCACATAATCATTCGGTTGATTTTGATGAATATTAAATATAATTCCTGCATATAATTTACTTCTACCAAAC
Above is a genomic segment from Chitinophagales bacterium containing:
- the priA gene encoding primosomal protein N' encodes the protein MNILFSYQFFAEVIVPLALPKTYTFAIPNHLENKLSVGQRVEVQFGRSKLYAGIIFNIHQNQPNDYVPKEILGTIDDDVIVEAKHLQFWQWIASYYMCSLGEVMEAALPAYFKISSQTFFLKNSNTTIDETTLNNDDAYLVMSAFEHQEELSYKDIQTIVQKKSIGKLIQYLINNKLIYIKEQLINKYSQKTAVFISLDDSIKNNSNSLKKVFDDLKNAPKQEQVLLALLSIDKKEPVLQKEVLEKANAKANTIKSLIDKKILQKHILPIDRVNVTQLEDDKQIQLSELQHQALLQIEAHWQSNATVLLHGITSSGKTLIYIELIKKIIVENKQCLFLLPEIALTAQLIQRLSHYLGDIAVYHSKLNDAERIEIWTKVLNNEIKIIVGARSALFLPFQNLALIIIDEEHDASYKQQQPNPKYHARDAALMLAKLQDAKVLLGSATPSIESYFNAKANKYGLVELQQRYGGVLPPNIEFVNLNRAKQQKAFASGLTFTLRDEVQNTLNSKNQIILFQNRRGFAPYIICNNCAWVPTCKNCDVTLTYHKYSNDLRCHYCGFTQTNLHECKACKSTEMQQVGLGTERIEEDVQIMFPKNSVGRMDYDTVRGKHGHEKIINQFQQGEFDILIGTQMVTKGLDFDKVQLVGILDADTLMHFPNFRAEERAYQLMIQAAGRAGRRDSVGKVIIQMSDLEHPIVDAVVDYNYNTIYQLIIKERQQYQYPPFSRLIQLSLKHKKLDVVENAAQYLYKLLQAPLKGMVLAPHRPIYQKINNYYIRDILIKIPRTTNQVQVLKQNIRTAINTIYQYQKFKQVQVIIDVDVY